Genomic segment of Hydractinia symbiolongicarpus strain clone_291-10 chromosome 5, HSymV2.1, whole genome shotgun sequence:
CAAACCCATCGGTCCAACCTTGCTAGACGTGAGTGACAAAATCTCGAGAAAACGACAAAGGGAAGCAAATAGAGGAAACGGAAAATTAAGGccgacaaaatattaaaaatgcgCTAATTAACTAGGATTGACTTTTTCTGCCTTAATTACAAGGATACATAATTTGTGCTCCACATCAGTCCAATCTACTTTAATTTTGAGAACTTCATCATTTACTCAAATTTGCGACAACGTAAAATACCGTGGCACGTTTTTAtgtaataacaaaataattaggAATGATATTTATCAGTCGAAATTAGAAATGCAAGTGTCTGAAGGTATAAGTGCTGCAAGAAAGAAAATATCATTTGTGTCAGCAGGTTTACCTGTAAACAATACTCTTTTTCCTCGGTAAGATTGACTTGTTCTTAAAATGCTATGCGGTGTGACTGCAATGGATTCTTCTGTGGTAAGTTTGGGCGTCGTTGGTACAACTCTGTCTTGTGCAGGTCTCTCGTCATCACTTAAttgatttttctattttgaaaCAAAGCTATGTAATTACATTAtaataattttgtaatttttaagggAGAGTGAAGGACTGGTAAATAGAATACGGGTGATAAAAATCGTGGCAAGAATATGAGATGTTACAGAATAGAGAGTATTATGGAATAATTACTTACCATAGATTTGTTCTTTTCTAACAAATTATTGTATTGCTCTTctattgatttgtttttttcattttcaacagCAAGTTTATCTTGTATTACCTTGATAGTATTTTCTAGCTCTGCTATCGCACGATCCTTGACTGATATTGTAGTAATTCCTGCTTCTAACTCTAAAATTTTTACTCTCTGATTTTCAATCAGCTGGTTCGCTTGGTGGACGTTCTGCCTATATTCCGTAACAAGTTCAAGTTATAtaatcaaataataaataattaaaaggtTATATCTGTAAAAAACTACTGCGAAGTATTTTTTAATGGGATTTTATGTGGTACATAGATTAAAACAGTCAACTGCTGTCTTGGATAAGGCAACCTACCTCAATACGTCATTTTCATTAGAGCAACgcaattttatttcttcaagATGGGTTTTTAAATCCCTATTCTCTTTCACGTGTTCTTCAACTATCTTATCGTTCTCTAGTTTATATTGCTCCAACGTTGCACAGAATTCGCGTTGTGCCACATCAAATTCAGCTTCCTTTGATTtattttccaggtttgctgATTCTAGTGCTTTAGATAGCTcgcttatttttgttttactcaTATTGATTTCTTCCTCTAATACTTTTACGGTCTCTTCTAACTTGTTGTTCTTTTCAGctgttttcttttgttgattctttaaatttttattttctctttctaaatttttattttgttttgttttcacagCTATTTGAGATTGGAGAGATTTCGTTTTATTTCCCAAATCTTCAGCCTTTTTCTCTTGTCCAGCTAACTCGGATTTCATCGTTTCAACCTGCTCTTGCTCCTGTGCACTTAACTGGGCCATGTCACGTTCGTATTCAGCTATTTTAGAGGAGAGGCAATCGATTTCTTTTTGAGCAGTGTTTAGGTTTTCATCTTTTACTTGGCAATGTTTCTCCTTATCATTATTTAGTTGTTTTAACAGCATTATTTCCTGATCCTTGGTTGTGATTTTTTCTTTTACGTCATTCTGCATTTTTTTAAGGTCATCATTTGATTTTGAAAGGATATCGAtatttttttctgcttctttCAATTTACTTTCACATTCAGCTATTTTAGTAGCGTATTCATTgataatttcttctttttcttgaatCTGATTTTGTATAGATTTTATTGCATCATTGCCAGTGCCAATTTGTCCGTATAAAGATTCCCTTTCTCTGTTTAAAGTTATTATTTCTTCTGATAACTCTTCCATCTTTTTTTGAAGAAGTGAGTTTTCATTTATCATTTCTGATATCTGTGATTCAGCTTCGGTTAATTTTCTGGAAGACTCTTGGACCTCTTTAGCTAAGTCTTGTTTTATTTCGACATAGAGTTTTGCATCTTCTTCTAACTTTGTTATCTTTATTTTCAATTCATcactggtttttgtttgctccaATTCATCCGTCTCCATTTTTGCAATGATTTCTTTTTGTTCTTCATTTTCAATACTTAACTTCTCCACTTCGCTAATTTTCTCCTGAATACTCACTGACATATCTTTAATATCTGTTTGCAGAGAGTTAATTTCTTTTGAGTATATATTTTCAACTTCTATCGCATGTTTTTCATGAgcttccttttcttttttaatttcttttaatttgttatctgtttcaattaatttttcattacatATTTGCAGTTGTTTTGACACATCGTCTGTAATTTTAGTAGCTTGGGTCAATTTTTGCTCCTGCGCATACATTACCTAAATAATTGTATAGCATGAAAATGCgtgtcaaaaatatgtaaaactaAAAAGATCTACCGAACTTCATTGATGCgactttaaaatgttttacttttctaaaaaagattaatttttttcagttaaaagctgaaatacgctatcatttttaataaaaacgggTGCAATATTTTATTCTTAACAACCTCGAAGATTTTTAACTTTTGCACCCACTGAAATAatacaaacaaaagaaaaaaaagatcatTCAAAAAGGAGAAGTTGAAGCTGTTTAATCTTGTTATTTTAGCAAATTAACAAATAACATTTTGTATGCTGTTATTTGTCAAtgatcattaaaataaaaacgtgTAATTAACCTGTTCAGCATGCTGCAGCTTTTCTTTGTCTTTGGAGAGCTCTTGCTGCAAGTTGCCTATTTGTTCTTCATTCTTTCTCATCTGTTCTATGTATTCATTGATAGATTTTTCCTGTACTGTTTTGGTTTCAATTAATGTTATCACTTGGTTTTCTAAGTGTCGAATGTTTGCTTGCAGGTCTTTCACCTTTGAAGAGCAAATATGATATATATATTACTTTGTGATGTTATTTAGAAAAAATTGGTATTATCAAAAGTATATGTTGtagtcaaaaaatcaaaataacagGAATCAAGAATGTTCAAGTTCATATAAACAATATACTTTATATATCTATTTTAAGATTtcacatttatttaaaatttacttcACCTACGTTGTCACAATTCGAACGTTAAACTATCGAATTGTacattgaagtttttaaaatgttttgttatcCTTTATATTTATCATGAcgacaaatacttttttttactcTATACATGTCAATTTATTTATAGATAAGCATATTTCTAAGGATAAAGCCCTTAACATACCTCCGTTTCATGTTTACTATGTAGCAATTGAACTTGCTTTGAATTCTTCTCGATCATCGTCGCTTGACCAATATCCAGTTCTTGGAACTTGAGAACAAGGTTTTGATTTTGTTCAattatgttttgatttatttggtTGATTTCTTCCTTATCTTGTTCTCCTGAATAgcaaactttaaaatttcacgTTTTGTCCTATCATTTTTTATCTAGGCTACTGACTCTTGCTTGCCAGAATGGGTTTCGTCAGTGATCTCACAAGaatgtttttgaaatttcaaccctTTTGTTGAAATGCATTTTGAAGTGTATGAAATTCCATCAAAAgagacaaatatataacaataaATTGCGTATGAAATCGATTTTCTGAAATTAAATATAGCGAGTAAGATTAAAATTTCGTGATTATGAAAGCGGATTTCAGGAAagaaaacaattatttaaaaaactcgTTTATAGCTGGACTGTTTTCACATAACAGTTTtaggcaaacaaaaaaattcgagATAAGCTACCTTTCGCAATTCGGTTTTCAAGCTGTGTCATTTGATCTCTTAAAACATTTGCCATCTCTCTAACTGTATGCATTCTTTGTTCTGTTTCTTCTTTTTCGATCTCTTTCTCGTGTAATTTAGAACTAAACTCTTCATTTTGAAATTGAAGTTCAATAATAGACTTCCTTAGTGAATCTATTGTTTGGACAGCATCTGATAAACtcctttctttttgtttgatttCCATTTCTTTCTCAGATTTCCAATGTCGTATCTTTTCTGCTTCCTTATGAAGTTTTGAGTGCAAAGTCGTTAGCCTCTGTTGATCATTTTGTAACTTTTCAGTGTCCTTCGCAACATCAACAGCCTGCTTTGTgaactgttgttgttgtggatGCTGAAACTGCTGTTGGTTGTTTTGATGGTTTTGCAATTTCCGTTGTTGAACGTTCTGGTGTAATTGGTGTCTCACATTGTGATTTCTCATCATATGAAAAGCCATTTTTTGCTGTGTCGTCATTTTctgtaattatttttaactcCTAAAAGAAATATGATATGCAGAGACTAGGCAAACGCAATATATTGCTGTCTATGATATTCTGACTATACTGCTTTTCATATAGCTTATAAGTACATTGGAGAGAGAATAATAATGTATAAGCTGGGAGTTTGTTAAGTATTAATCAAATCATTTACAGGTTTTTTAACATATGAATCATACTTTCTGGGTtcagcataaaatttttttataatgatCTTTGGAATTTACGTCTTTATATGTGAAAACTGCCAGTTTTGTAAGAGATGCAGCTTTGTAATTTTGTTCATGAACAGATAAACACTCCATTTATTTAAACTTAACGGGCGTTAAATAGAGACTTGGCGttattaaaaaagtaacaatttaaaatattcatttatATTCTTCATAAATTCAACAGAAATAAAATTGCTTGAAGGAAAACTTCAGTAAAAAGCCCCTTTTTGACTGAAAGAGAGGCCGTTTATTAGAGACCGGTCGATAGATACTGCACGTTCATTAGAGCATATACAATTACGACAAAAGAAACTTTTACAAGCAAAAACATTATCGGTAGCTTGCCAGAGAATTGTAAGAGATGTATTCTTATTTTGGAGAAATTTAGTCTCGAATTGTTCTtagtttgttcttatttttcaggcAAATCTAATGCTCGTGTTTttatgaaattgttcttatataacAACATAGTCTATAGATTTCTATAGACTATGGTAACAAACAGCTTTTCGTAACTATGTAGAAATACTAAGCGAAATAACCTGCTTATATATAAGCCAATTTTAATAGACTTTacaatgcaaatattttttacagaGCAGGTGTGAGTCAGTGATCGTATGAGTCTGACATTATGACGAAAATAAGAATGAAATGAAATACCTGCagttcataaaaaaaattaaagatgtgAAAAGCATGGTTTTCCTCGTTTGTCAATAAGTCTAAAAACGAAAATGTTGTCTTAATTACTGAAAGTTCAAAGCCGGGAATATAATTGACATTCCCGTACAAATATAGTAATATCTGGTATACTActatattagctagctatagcttgaCATCTTTTTGAGAAACGTGTATCATTAGTGAGGTATATCCAGCCGTAAATTAAAAGTAAAGAGCTAATAAGAGAAGAGATTAGTCATTAATAaataactaaatttaaaaaaaacactaaaaacacTAAAATTTTTCTCTTCCAAAGCAAACGTATAAAACGTATATTATTATCAAAACATCAAAGTATGGcggttaataaaaataatatttctatgAATAAATATAGCTATACTATATAAAAAACGACAATAAATCTTTGTTTTGGCGATAAGTaaatttctttctgttttgtttgtaaaattgTTTACGTATTTCGAACGTCGAATTTATTTTCGAATCTCCCGCCGAACGTGAACTCGTACCAGTGCTCCGTAAGGCTGAGTGGACATATGTATTTATTCCACGAAAAAAATTTCCGCGCATC
This window contains:
- the LOC130646203 gene encoding synaptonemal complex protein 1-like yields the protein MTTQQKMAFHMMRNHNVRHQLHQNVQQRKLQNHQNNQQQFQHPQQQQFTKQAVDVAKDTEKLQNDQQRLTTLHSKLHKEAEKIRHWKSEKEMEIKQKERSLSDAVQTIDSLRKSIIELQFQNEEFSSKLHEKEIEKEETEQRMHTVREMANVLRDQMTQLENRIAKGEQDKEEINQINQNIIEQNQNLVLKFQELDIGQATMIEKNSKQVQLLHSKHETEVKDLQANIRHLENQVITLIETKTVQEKSINEYIEQMRKNEEQIGNLQQELSKDKEKLQHAEQVMYAQEQKLTQATKITDDVSKQLQICNEKLIETDNKLKEIKKEKEAHEKHAIEVENIYSKEINSLQTDIKDMSVSIQEKISEVEKLSIENEEQKEIIAKMETDELEQTKTSDELKIKITKLEEDAKLYVEIKQDLAKEVQESSRKLTEAESQISEMINENSLLQKKMEELSEEIITLNRERESLYGQIGTGNDAIKSIQNQIQEKEEIINEYATKIAECESKLKEAEKNIDILSKSNDDLKKMQNDVKEKITTKDQEIMLLKQLNNDKEKHCQVKDENLNTAQKEIDCLSSKIAEYERDMAQLSAQEQEQVETMKSELAGQEKKAEDLGNKTKSLQSQIAVKTKQNKNLERENKNLKNQQKKTAEKNNKLEETVKVLEEEINMSKTKISELSKALESANLENKSKEAEFDVAQREFCATLEQYKLENDKIVEEHVKENRDLKTHLEEIKLRCSNENDVLRQNVHQANQLIENQRVKILELEAGITTISVKDRAIAELENTIKVIQDKLAVENEKNKSIEEQYNNLLEKNKSMKNQLSDDERPAQDRVVPTTPKLTTEESIAVTPHSILRTSQSYRGKRVLFTGVANEHKTSPMDIENTDETPWKPVTPLLPMQKSVTKAKNIRFSPKPSPLVLQQMEEDERRAHSPGPKIKKLNRISRRTDEKQPNQPKSKNGDGKFTNEKNAFLNSAKRNIYNSPRAVLGRTKESPHSSLLKNKMKKLKSNIKKNKDQNLSWFDADNIFGFDG